One Chaetodon auriga isolate fChaAug3 chromosome 11, fChaAug3.hap1, whole genome shotgun sequence genomic window, CATTCATACTGTAGCAGCCTGTGCTTTCAATAATCTGACAAGCATGATTGGCCTTAACTACCAACTGCACACTCTGAAAATTTGAACATGCTCAAAGAAAGTGCACATCATCCATACGGCGTTTCCCCGCGAGCTGAGAAAAACTGATTAAGTGAGGGAACGGTGTGTAGGCACGTCATGCTCACTAACTGTGGAGTCAAAGCAGTGAGGACACTTTCACGTTTATCAGTAACGGTCGCAGAAATGATGCCGCCGCACCAGGAGGAGTCTGGGAGCGCAGCCATGTTTGATAAGAGTCTGTCCAGCAGCACAGGCAGACACGGGGCTATAACCCAGAGTTGTGCAGGTTTGGGATGGGGTAGAACTTGGATACTCGACTCTGGGTGGTGGGGTTAAGGCATTCGGACTCGCCGCTCATCTTGAAGAACACCTCCTGCTCCTGGAGCTTCCGCGTGAACTCCTCCTCTAAcgcctgcagggggcagcagatACAAACAACTGAGGCAACCGCTGAGAGGATGACTGTTTACTGAATGTGGTAAGAATGTAGAGAGAATTTGTAAGAGGCAGCCGAGCAGGGAGTGGACATCAAATATACCTTCTTCCTGGGCCTTAGCTTCTCCCTCCACTCCTTTATCTCTTGGCTGTGCTCCTCGTCCAGCTCCTTCAGCTTTTGGGTCTCATGTTCGACCAGAAGGTGGCATTTCTCATTCTGTAAGAAAACAACAGGTGAGAGCGTCATGATTGGGGAAgaaagtatttatttatgttttacacagtgtcccaactttaATGGAATCACAGTTGCAGATGAGGTCAACACTTCCACACataaaacgtgtgtgtgtgtgtgtgtgtgtgtgatgtagcCCCacctgtagctgctgcagctccctgaTGTTTgagtcacactgcagctgcagatccCTCATCTGGTTCTCATGTTTCTGGTGTTGATGCAGCCTCTCGttcttctgcctcttttctTCCTGAGAAGCAAACTAAGCGAAAATACGACGCGCTGTCATGACAATGCAGAACGCACAACCCTGCCCAGATTAAGCTGTGACATAATTTCTTGGTATCTGCTTTCCACTGTTCTGTGTTTAGTGTTAGGCAACATCCTCCTGCTAGCTGCAGAGAATTTTTAAGATGTTTTAGATTTCCTCCACATTGCGCATTGGTCTGAACAAGGCGAGGTAGAAACAGCATTTGGAGGACGATGCAGAGCCGGAGAAGCTCGTGAAACGGTGAATGGAAAGTTTCTGCTCAGCCAGACCGGGCTCGTTAAGAgcgctgtgtttgtgctggacAGATCCGAGGTGTGACCATTTGTGAGGGTGACATAGTGCTGCTAAAAAAAGCGCGTGCGTGCTCAGCCACTTCAGCCTCTGTACCTGCTTTATccgctctctctcctgctccaggGTGATGGCGGCAGCGGCGGTGATCCGCAGGCTCTTCTTGAACATGGCCATGCGGGTCTTGGCTTCGCTGCGCTGGATCTTGGGCAGACGAACCCTCTCTTGAGTCTGCTTGTTCTTCATCTCCTCTACCAGCCGCTGGTTGTAGCGCTGCATCTGCTCCATCTcctacaaaaagaaaacacacagcggTGGAGTTCAGCAGGATTATTTAAATAAGACTGCACGCTTCCTCTGACTCCATCTCTCTCAAAGCTCTTACTTTCTCGTGcctcttcagcagctggtgtCTCTGCAGGAAGTACTggtctttcagctgctgcttcagctgctggtgCTTCTCCTGCAGGTGgcgctcctccagctcccaCATGGCGGCCTCTCGagctacaaaacacacaaaaatatcgCCTTCTAATGTCGCACAAGTATGACTGAGCAAACAAGCACATGCATGTTCGCCTGTGACGAGTAGAGTAATGAAAAACAGGCAACGCTGTCGGGCAGCCGCGGCAAGCTGCGACACGTCTCCTCAAGCAGCACATCTTTCCTCGTTCTGTGCAtgtcacacacagcagtcactgacacacactctgttaTTAGATGACATAAGTTTAAAAAAGGATTATTTTTTCTACCTTTCAGGCGGTTGTTGCTTTCATGTCTGTTATGAAAATGAACTGGGGGACCTGAAACTTGCACAGGATGCTCGACGCCTGAGTAAACAGTCACATCAGGTTGCCTGTTTTGTCAAATTTAGTTGTAATGTGATCTAAGCACGGATTGATAACAAGAGTCTGCTGATGTGGTGCCTTCAGCTGTGCTGGCAGGAAACCAGAACCAGAAGTTTCCAATTTCTCAGCAGCACATGAACGCACCACAACAGCTTCACTCGGCTTTACTACGCTCCACAATCTGATTTTCAtgtcacactgaaataaatggaaactCTAATGTAGGAAATGCACATTCAGAAATTGTGTTAAGCTTTATTAGGTGGTGAGTGCTGATTGCTTTGCTCTTCCTCCACCTTACctctcatcagctgctgcttgtgGTTGAGGCAGTCTCTCTCAATAGTGGCAATCTCCAGTTTATGCTGCTGGATGATTTTCTTGAGAGCTCCGTCCAGTtcttgctgctgcttctgtagGAACTCCTGCTCCTGaggagccagagagaggaagagcaatgAGAAACAGCCAGAGGAAGCCATcagacagagggacagcagagagagacagcacacGAACATGTCACAGTGCAAATGCGTCTAAAGTATCAAAAACGGCCTGAAATAAAACGATATCATCTAGTCGAATCAACCACTTCAAGCTCAGTACAACACAGAGCACTAAGATGTCACATCATCAactggagtcagaggaggagacacgCAGAGATCATGGATGGCAACGATCCACAatggaggtgaagagagagaggaagaaaagttaACAGCTGAGTAAAGATTCAGATTCACAGCTTTATGTGAGACAACATCGACACTGACGTTAACACCGTCCAGAGCACAGTCTGCATTATGCATGACCCGTTACCTAACGTGCCAGAGCTGTCTGCTCACTAAacttccttttcttctcactTTATAAAGATGTAAAGATCTATTCTTTAGATGTCTAACACCCAGCTGGTGGCAAATTGTAGGTTATGCACTGCTATTACTTAACTATGATTAGGCATAATAGATCATATAATAACACGCTCGATCAGCAGAAAGCCTAGCATTACCATTACACTGCTGAATCCAAATTGTGCTGTTTACAATGTGATACCGTAACTGAATTATTCACAAGTGACTTTAACATCCATCCTGTAAGGCGGTCACTCTATATTTGGACCCTGGCTGACAAACATGGATCCAGACAGAAGGGAATCAACAACTACACCACCTCTGGGAAAGAGCGCTGTGTTCAAGTGTTCACTCCCACACTCAATGTAGCCTGATGCAAACGATGTAATGCAATATCAACGCCATATAAAATACACAGACTGGATGTAGAACATTTGTGGTTTGGTGGAGGGAAAATactgagcaggagaggaagagagaaccACCGCACAAACACAGTGACGACAacactcagaaaaaaaaaaaaaagaagcaaaaaacaaaccGCCCATGCTTACATGTGTCGTATTTAAAGCAAAACCATCACAAGCTATCCTGTCACTTAACTTTGCTCACATCTAAGTATGggccagaggagagaaacagggCGGGGGAGAgagtgtggggggggggacttaCATCCTGCATCTGAGCGTTGAAGAGTGCGCATGAGGACAACTGAAAAGACTGTATCATAACCTGGGCCACTGCCTGCGGAGGAGAGCACACAGCGCACTCGCCCTGATCAgggacagacagcacacagcaggctgaggatCGCACtctcacccacaaacacacaccagcacgcacacgcgcgcacacacatacacacacacacacacacacacacacacacacacacacacacacactgattctgCCCAAGTTATGTAAGAGATGGCCGTTTCCCACTTTGGGAATGTCGGTGAGTTTGCGGCGCACAGCACAGCTCTGGATGAATGTTAGGAGGAGGTCAGTTAATTAGTTATTAATATCTCTTCTCACGCTTGAAAGCGGCTCATAATTCCGGCACTCGAGCTTAATCCAGCTGGCTAAAAGGCAGTTTTGTTGCTTTCCATGCTACTGGCTCATGGAGTGTTAATAATCTAAGAGTTACCTTTCAAAGAAAAGAAGGCCTTTGTGCGCACGACTCATGTCTAATTCATAAAAGatgcacagtgaaacagagtTCGGACGAGCTTTCAGTACAgatgtctgctgtgtctgcaaTTTCTCCCCTGTTCATTGATTCCCGCTCAGCGCATGATAAACACTGCAGGGTTACTCTAAGGCGAGCAGTGAAATGAGAGCGGACACTTGTGAATCATTTCATCGTTTTTCATCATCGCTGACAGGACGAGAGTGATTTCAGCTATCAAAGCTTCTATCAATTGAACGAATAATCAGCCGTCATTATTATACTGTGATATTGATGAATACCACAGTGTATTACATTTAGTGGAAACTCAATACAGAACCCATTTACAGACGAGCCTGACGGTGTGGCTCATCCAGTTCCAGCTAAACTTATTAAATACATAACAGATCAAGTTGCTTCATCACACTGATATTGATTGATCACAACTCTGCtatccaatccaatccaatccagcCATAAAGCAGTTCTGCTCATTGATCTGCATCTTAGCCCATCACAGCAACACAGTTTCTATAGTCTCATGATTATCATGCGTATAATCATACTGCTGAAATTTCAGACACTCTAATAAAACGTCAGAAAGTTATTACAGTGCGCTCGATATATTAGGAAAAAGGGAGCCATTGCAGACACAGCaggtctttgtgtttgtgtgcatatgaaGGAATGAGATTATACAGAGAATGAATGAGGttatatatatagagagagataaggagaaaaagagagaaagagtaatGTTACCATTTGACAGAGTGAGAGGCAGCAGGTTGACGGTTTACCTCTGCAGTCTTAAGGAGAGACAGGTCCTCCTTTAAGCGTTTCATGAGCTCTTTTCTCATGTGTTTGGGTGACTGTCCAACTTCCTGTTTgacctacagtgtgtgtgcagaagctGGTTGATGCTGTATATTCTGAAAATCTGACAAAGCTGGCCAACAACAGTAGAAGACATGCACGGCCCACTTTGAGAGGATATAACTGCATCCCGCCACCAACTGATTGGAAGTCAGCATGCTTGATTCCCACGACCTACGTCTGATGCTCCTCCGAACTAGTCAGTCAGTCTTTTTGATTAGTAGTTTTTCAGAACGGTGAGTTTGAAATCTACGAGTTAGAGTCATGTCAAAAGAAACACATGGCAGAAGATGTTAGTCTCAAAATCAGCTCCCATTGTAAGCGTTTCATGTATCACCGTATTACTTCGCATTCAATTAAGTCCCACAGCCAGTAAGATGAGCATTTCCCTCTAGGAATTAAAATGCAGTAACTGAGTTGGAATCATCTGGCGACTATGACCATCAGTCCTGAAACGTGGAGCTCACTCTCAGAAGTCCTGGACATCTTAAGGACTCCACCTTGGTGAAAACGAAATATGTAATATCTCACCTGGTGCCCATGACCCACTTCAGTCTGCTTACGGACCGAACAGATGTGTGGATGATGCCGTTTCTTCTGGCTTACACCCCGATGCCGGAGTGCAGCTGATAGACTACAGCTCAGCGCTTAACACCAGTGTACCACTGTGACACTGGTGGCTACACTAAACCATCTAGGTGGGTGGATCTTTCTTCAACAGAGGCCACAaacagtgagagtgagaaaTAACCTCTATTATTACTGTCAGCACAGATGGCCTGCTGTCTCAGTCCAAGGCCTTTTTTCTTACATGCCTTAAGAAATTAAGTATGTCTACAAAAACTTTGGTGAGTTTCAGTCCACTATTACAAGTGTTCTTACAGgagctttctgtgtttgtgcttgctTGAATTCTTAGAGATGACATTAAAGATGATTCCACATCAGTTACCCTAATGAAGGCTTTCATTATCTCTCCAGATGAGCCCCACACCACCAGCCAACACCAAGTGGGCCATCTCATGACCAAAGCcacctcacacactcatacaagAGACATGGTTAGTTAAATACACAATGACAGTACATTTTGAATAAAGAATACAACATtgcaaatgacaaaatatgcattttttcaATAGGAAatagcttttgtttttgcagctaAACAGCCACAACAAAGTACATAGCTGAGGGCTGAAGCAACCACTTAAAGCCAACCTGCACAACGAAAATATACTCTAAATGGCCCAGAAAGCAAATTGCAAGCTGCACAACAACCACCAAGGCATCATAATGTACAATGGATGCCAACTGCCATGATTGCCATAAAAAAGCTGCGTAAAGCGAAACACACAAACGACGAGCACGCCCAAAAAAATCTATCAAAGTGTTTAAGGCTGccaagcagagaaagaggcagaaaactcTAATACAGACTCTTTATAACAAGCCCAGCACACCATCATGATAAGGTTTCATCCTTAGCCTGAAACTGAACCTTTATTAAATTGTTctctaaaaataacaaatagaCTCAGTAGCACAGTATTGCTTAGGAGGCAACTAGAAGCCTCGGGGCTGATGAATAATGGATACAACAACATGGAGCTAGCAGCATCTAGGAGAAAGATAGCACAGTCTGTCTGTTGCTATCAtttgcacacatacagcacCAGGCAGAACAGCAAGGCACACCACTCCCATAGGATTAATATGACACAGCCACCGGCTAAGTTGTTAAACACATGCACCATTAAACAGCTcgtatttatgacatgcaaatGCTTACGACCCCCTAGCTCCCCCAGTTAAGAGCTAATCAGCCCTGCTAAAAGCACTTGCATGCAGAAGCAGTCGTGCACTACAGTACCTCTTTCTTCCGGTTCTTCAGCATGTTTTGGAACTTGGAGAGCTCCTTGTCTTGATCCGCTTTGATGCGTTTGGCTTCGTCCCGGAGGCGGCTGGTGTGATCCTGTTCCAGTCGCTCAATggtctgcttctgcttcttctcaaGATTCTCCACTTCTTGGTCATATTGACGCTTCTTAGCCTGCACAGACAGAGTCGACAGACGCTGGCATCAGCCTGACAACATGAGTTTCAAGCCTTAATTGCggaggagggaagggaagaTTAACAGTAAGAGACATTTCTATGGAGTCATCTCAGCCTGGCTTTGAGAGAACTTGCTCTTCACAGTAGAAATGCTGAATGAGGAAATGATAAGTGATAGCAACAGACTGGTGTTTGGCTACATGTTTTATGTATATCAAAATTAGACCAACTTTCAGAAGAAGCAGCTCATTTCCTAGGAATTggccaaatgaaaaaaaaaacatcaaaccacTGTGGTATGAACAAACTGACTCACAGCAGTTTCCTGTTCGAAGCGCCGGTAgatctgctctctctgctgctgcagcttgttgctcagctgctgttgggccctctgctcctctttctgcAGGAGGCGCAGCTCTCTCAACTCCTGCCGCCTGAGGAaaccacacaacacacacacacacaacagtgcaGTCAGGGTGCCACCATATTAACGCATCTCATATTCAGTGGCTCGTCATTGATGATACAGTTCTCTATTCACAAAaaactttaaatatttcatttttgagATGGGATTTTATGGTCTGGTTCTTCATCTATTTTTCATACGCAATTTAAAATTGATTACAATGTCTCCCATTCATATTTAATTGGAGACTTACTTTCCTGTTTTCTGAATCACTAGTTGCTAAATTTATACATGTTAACTCTGTGCGTTACTGACATGAGGTCAAGAACCCAGCAGCAACTAGTCAGACAGCACTGGTGTAAACGTTTGGAGCGAGGATATCTCATGTCTTTAAAAGGCAACGTGGGAGATGACAGTAACATAACGCGGCGTTCATCACAGGAGATAACCCGGCATTTGTAAAAAGCTGTGGGGGTTGTGACGTGAACAGGAACTATTTAAGGCAGACATGTTAAATAGGCCATGTGACATATTTAGACCATCAGAATGGCAGGCAGGCTGCACACAGACGTACCTCAGGAATCTCATCTCTTCATTCTTGGTGTCGTTATCTGTCACAATCTTTGACGTCGTCACACTGACCTCCACGCCGTCCACCATGAACTTACGTGTCTTCTTCAGTGTCTTCTTCTGACGTCTTGACTCCTACAAATGAAACAAGAATGTGTCTGGGGCTCAAGTGATCAGAAAAAGTGTTGATAACTTAACAACTGAGGTTGTGAGTGAGGCACAGATCATGTTACCTGCATAGATACAGAGCCTCCTTCTTTGCTCTTGGACAGGAAGCTGGAGATGGACAGATTGAGGTCAAGGCTGTTGCTATCAGCAGCAGAGCTGCTTCCAGAGTCCGAGTCCTTCTCCACATCTGGTTTGATCACAGCAGGACTACCATGTTCGATCTTGCTTTCTGAATCCGTTTCACTCTCCAGGACAGAGACAGCATCTTGGGAAGTGCTCTCATCTGCTTGGGTggttttctcctcatcctccttcacAGGGGCATCTTTACATGGGACCACTTGCTCTTCAGAGGTGTCTTTGGCTTCATCGCTGACTCCATTTGTGGATTCATCTGGTGCTTGTTCCTTTACTTCAACCTCTTCTCTGGGCTGATTGTCTTGTTCAGGCGGTCCTGCCTCCTCAGGGGCCTCATCCTCAGGCTTCTCCTCTGGCTGACTTTCGATGGCCTCCTTCTCCAGCAAAATCTCAGCGGGGGAGTCAGTTACACTTCCATTTATGTTGGTGTCCATTACATTCGATTCTATattctctgtgtttacatctgtgCCATTATCTGTGTCATCTGCTGCTTCATGTTGAAGCATCTCCTCATCGGGTTctttgccttcttcttcttctacttgtGCCACTTCTCTTGGTATGGATTCTGGTTCTTCTGGCGCATCTTCAGGTTGCTCTTGTGATTCTCTGGATTCTTCAGTacctgcttctttttcttcctcttctttcaccTCTTCAGCTTCGtgtcctctttcttcttctattaCTTGAGGAGGTTCATCCTCTGGTTTCACTTCTTGTGTctccttctgttcctcctctgtttcttgaCCATCTGTTTCAAGTTCTTGAGTATCCACTTTATCTACAGGTTCTTCTGGCTGTGATAATACAGGCTCAGCAGGAATCTCTTTATCTTGACCACCGTCTGGTTTAGGCTCTGTAGGATCTTGTGAGATCACGTCCTTGGTGGGCTCTATTAGCCCAGGCCCCAGGTCTTCATTACTGGCATCAGACACCTCATTgagtttctcctcctcagtcttGTCTACCTCACTTGTTCCAAGCCCTTCATCAGAGAGCTTATCACTGGTCCGGTCCTCAGCATGGTTGACTTCCGTCTTTTCTGTAACAGATTCCAGCGTGGAGGGAGTCGGTGGGACTTTGTCATCCTCTGAGCTGGCCACACTGGCATCTGACGGCGCTCGCTTGTGTCCAGGAGCCGCCTGAGCAATGCGAACATCGCAATATGTCATCAGtcagtggtaaaaaaaaaaatattacgCTTATTATATATGCACACCAATAAAACTGCATACCACAGGTGTATcgacctcttcctcctcctcctcctctttgctatCCTCGATCTCCTCTGTGACTTCAGCTTTGGCCTCGGCGATGAGCTCCCTGAGAGGCCTGCTATCGGTTACACTGGTGACAAAAGGATGCTACACAGATGCACAGGGACACAAGACATCAACATGAAAGATATATTTATTCTTCACAAACAGAGCGCTGAATCACATCTAAgaacagagagcaaaacagaaaatgacaccTTTACTATTTGTTGAGTGTGTATGCATTCTTTGGGTTATGTTGTAAGCTGCATATACGGTTACATGCTGTGAGATAACAGCAGGGAGTGAATGAAGGAGGGCAGCTCACCTGTAGGAGCTGTACTGAGCTCCACCTATTGTCCACATTCTTATCAAGTGCTTTTCGCAGAAAGTCGTTGAATTCTGGTGACCTttgaagaataaataaaaatgaatcagcCTGCTGTCCACAGACCTGAGAAAATGTCCCTGTGTGCTGCTTCGTGGAATCAAATGAATAGCATTCTTCCCCCTGTGGCCATTCAGTCAAGCATTAACAATTCACCAAGCTTTCACACATTAAACAGTAAACAACATCCTTATCTCCAATCCGGAAACATTCCAGTGCCACCTCTTGTCTAATTATCACCAGCGCACCGTCTTACCAGCGAGAGGGATGCATGAGTGTGGGCGGCTCGGACTTggctattttcagcagcactctCATGGGATTCATCTCGTGGTTGGGTGGCTCAACCTGCGCCAGCTCTATCAGGGTTACCCCGAGGGACCAGATGTCGGCCTTGTAGTCGTATGGACGGTCCTTGGAGGTTTCACACATTACCACCTCTGGGGCCATCCTGCAGAATTAGAAGTCAGTGGGTTTGTGATTAGCATTAGGTTAATTTTGGATTGCGAGTTAGTGTGGGCATTCAGGCGTGTTGCTTGATGATCCCTAACGGCCGACTGAAGAAAAAGGACAATAAAATAGTACGTGCGTGCATGTCGGTCTGGAACTTGAAAGATAGGAAGCCCATGCAGCATTTTAGGCTGAGGTCATCAAACACCCGAGTGCTGAATGAGGCTTTTTCCATTATCCCGCATTCCACACAGCTTTTGTGCCAGAGCATAAAAAAATCATCACCCGTAGCTGTGGGCCACGCTAAGACAATTATCAGATTGAAAGGGGTGAATGCCCTCCAGCATGCAGACTGCATGACTCACCAATACGGAGTGCCGATGAAAGAGTCTCTTCTCTGTAACGTCTTGGTATTTTTAGCAGACACCCCAAAGTCAGCTGAAAGCAGAAATGAATTAAGATCCTTTTCATCAGCACATCAAACTAAACTCCATAATGACACTTTATGTATTGTGGATCCATTGGAACAGAAGATTTAAATAACATGTATCACATTTCTACGAGAGCAACAGTTTTAACAAACGTCCTTCTTAACTAACCTGCTTCAAGCTTTCAAACATGACCCCTGTAAGTGGGCAGAGACACCTCAGTCTCCTTTTCATAATACTCCTGGAGTACATCATCACTCCCTGCAGCTTTGTCACCTGTCAAACTCTTCCAACCTGCCGTCTTTCTCTCACATTGCTTACAGTATGTACGCATTTGAGGGAAAGTGAGATCTATCATTAAGTCCCTGGTGACTGCTTGATAATTATTGTTTGCTAGGCTGCGTCCTGACCCTCTGCCTACAGAGCATGAATCATCGGGGAGCCAGCAGCTATAGATgctacagcagcaacatgaatacttttacttctgCAAAATTATGTAACCAATTCAATGTATCACCAACTCCAGTCCATAAGTGGGGTATAAAAAATACAGTCCTCTCcttggagcttttttttttttttttttttaaactcgACACCACATGAATGAGTCATTCCAGTTTTATCATATGTAAACACTGCGCTGTGTACTTGTTACCACTATCCCCAAAGTCGCATAGCTCTGCCGGCTGCCATGGCACTGATGGCAAAGGGATCCACAATTACCTTTACTTATTAGCTTTTTAAGCCTATTAGTGGTGGCCCTGCAGGACGGTTCAGAGTGGCCACCAAGGACATATATCTGAGAGAGAAATCAACAGCGAATCAGCTATTGTTCTGTGTAGTGCTCTACAGCGACTACCCCAACATGTGCTTCGCTGGAACATGAGTGACCTTTCCTCGCTGAATAATCCTTCACACTCGGTGAAATATTACAACGGCAGCAGATTTTTTTACCCAGTTTCACTTCTCCATCCAAGGAGAGGAGAATGTTCCCGGCTTTCAAGTCTCTGTGGATGATCTTGTTCTCGTGGAGGTAAATCAAGGCCTCTAAGGTCTGCCTGCACACCACGCGGATCTGGGGCTCTGTCAGGGgcctctccagctctgtggaTAAACATGCACACGGATCAATCACATTTTGTTACTGTGGTTGTTGTGATGCACTtttacaaacacagaataatCCATTTGGATATGTTAACATAAAATATGACAGCCTGATGGTATCCAATAGCAACTGGAGGACCAAACTCCACCCTCACACCAGCCAGCATGTATGACTGGATAAATCTGGGGGATGAAATTCGCTCTAGGTGAGTCAGACAGAGCAGACTGCGTCAACATCCAACAGCAAAGTGAATTAATTGATATGCTCTTTGTCATGGTAATTCATGCATAACAAAAAGTAGTGAGGTCTTCAAGGTTTAGGAGAGAGAAACTGCATGCACCAGAAGTGGAATAACCACTCCTTGAAAGCTGAGCCACAATAATTACACAGTTGGAATGGCCTCTCCAACtggggagagggaaaaaaaaatcccacagagGAGGCTTCTGGATGGAATAAAAAGAGCTGGCACTTGAGGATGGAGCAAAGAAAAAAGCTCCAGAATGTTATAATaattttctgtttccttcaaTGAACGAGGGACTTACCAAGCATGATGGCATCCACCGCACCACCCGCACAGAACTCGATCAGAATCTGCAACGGCAAAACAAAAGGAGGGGAGAAATAAGTCATGTGTGCTGTAACGCAACCAATCCACAATTTGCTTAAAGGAGGAATTTGTGTTATGCAACGTAGGTGAACAACATGATCTCTATAGGAAAAAGACTGAGCAGACACAACCCCTATTCCATGTTATTGATTATGCCGTGGAGACATTCCAAGAAGCCAATCGATCAGACACAGAACAGCCACACTGAGCATCATCTATCCACACATATTTTCCTTTCTATTTCCGGACTGTCTTTATGTGTCAGTCCTCACTGGATCGAAACATCAGTGGAGGTCCGAGTTGTAAGCTGGAGACAGTTACTGGGATCCTCTCCTTAACGTTTCTCTACAGTACGTCTGTTCAGCAGGATTTTTAAGCAAAAAGTGTGCAGAGTAGATTGTGATGGTTGGTCATTGTGTTAGAACAATTCCTACAAAATATTCTTCTTTAGAGTGTCTGTATACGTCTAAATCTGAGTCACATCCAGGATATTTCATCATACAGTGAGGAATGATTTCCTCATTTTGTTAAGCATTACAGTAAATTTAAGCCAACACCCTCTTTTGAGTCAAGACGTCATCTGCAGTGTAGACAATATAATTCCATAATTTCACTCCTGCCACAAACAAATATTCCAGGTATACATTTCCAAACCATATCATTTCTATTAGGGAAGATGTGAAAGGAAATGCACTGATGACATAAGGCCAGGAGTCAACCTTCACAGCTTAAATCTACATCCACTTGTCACTCACAGTATGAAAGTCTTAACAGCATGCTGTACAACATAATGATGTAGTAGTGCCTTCAACAAAT contains:
- the slka gene encoding STE20-like serine/threonine-protein kinase isoform X2 is translated as MSFFNFRKIFKLGPDKKKKQYEHVHRDVNPEEIWEIIGELGDGAFGKVFKAQNKQNGTLAAAKVIDTKTEDELEDYMVEIDILASCNHHHIVKLLDAFYFEGKLWILIEFCAGGAVDAIMLELERPLTEPQIRVVCRQTLEALIYLHENKIIHRDLKAGNILLSLDGEVKLADFGVSAKNTKTLQRRDSFIGTPYWMAPEVVMCETSKDRPYDYKADIWSLGVTLIELAQVEPPNHEMNPMRVLLKIAKSEPPTLMHPSRWSPEFNDFLRKALDKNVDNRWSSVQLLQHPFVTSVTDSRPLRELIAEAKAEVTEEIEDSKEEEEEEEVDTPVAAPGHKRAPSDASVASSEDDKVPPTPSTLESVTEKTEVNHAEDRTSDKLSDEGLGTSEVDKTEEEKLNEVSDASNEDLGPGLIEPTKDVISQDPTEPKPDGGQDKEIPAEPVLSQPEEPVDKVDTQELETDGQETEEEQKETQEVKPEDEPPQVIEEERGHEAEEVKEEEEKEAGTEESRESQEQPEDAPEEPESIPREVAQVEEEEGKEPDEEMLQHEAADDTDNGTDVNTENIESNVMDTNINGSVTDSPAEILLEKEAIESQPEEKPEDEAPEEAGPPEQDNQPREEVEVKEQAPDESTNGVSDEAKDTSEEQVVPCKDAPVKEDEEKTTQADESTSQDAVSVLESETDSESKIEHGSPAVIKPDVEKDSDSGSSSAADSNSLDLNLSISSFLSKSKEGGSVSMQESRRQKKTLKKTRKFMVDGVEVSVTTSKIVTDNDTKNEEMRFLRRQELRELRLLQKEEQRAQQQLSNKLQQQREQIYRRFEQETAAKKRQYDQEVENLEKKQKQTIERLEQDHTSRLRDEAKRIKADQDKELSKFQNMLKNRKKEAVAQVMIQSFQLSSCALFNAQMQDEQEFLQKQQQELDGALKKIIQQHKLEIATIERDCLNHKQQLMRAREAAMWELEERHLQEKHQQLKQQLKDQYFLQRHQLLKRHEKEMEQMQRYNQRLVEEMKNKQTQERVRLPKIQRSEAKTRMAMFKKSLRITAAAAITLEQERERIKQFASQEEKRQKNERLHQHQKHENQMRDLQLQCDSNIRELQQLQNEKCHLLVEHETQKLKELDEEHSQEIKEWREKLRPRKKALEEEFTRKLQEQEVFFKMSGESECLNPTTQSRVSKFYPIPNLHNSGL
- the slka gene encoding STE20-like serine/threonine-protein kinase isoform X3; translation: MSFFNFRKIFKLGPDKKKKQYEHVHRDVNPEEIWEIIGELGDGAFGKVFKAQNKQNGTLAAAKVIDTKTEDELEDYMVEIDILASCNHHHIVKLLDAFYFEGKLWILIEFCAGGAVDAIMLELERPLTEPQIRVVCRQTLEALIYLHENKIIHRDLKAGNILLSLDGEVKLADFGVSAKNTKTLQRRDSFIGTPYWMAPEVVMCETSKDRPYDYKADIWSLGVTLIELAQVEPPNHEMNPMRVLLKIAKSEPPTLMHPSRWSPEFNDFLRKALDKNVDNRWSSVQLLQHPFVTSVTDSRPLRELIAEAKAEVTEEIEDSKEEEEEEEVDTPVAAPGHKRAPSDASVASSEDDKVPPTPSTLESVTEKTEVNHAEDRTSDKLSDEGLGTSEVDKTEEEKLNEVSDASNEDLGPGLIEPTKDVISQDPTEPKPDGGQDKEIPAEPVLSQPEEPVDKVDTQELETDGQETEEEQKETQEVKPEDEPPQVIEEERGHEAEEVKEEEEKEAGTEESRESQEQPEDAPEEPESIPREVAQVEEEEGKEPDEEMLQHEAADDTDNGTDVNTENIESNVMDTNINGSVTDSPAEILLEKEAIESQPEEKPEDEAPEEAGPPEQDNQPREEVEVKEQAPDESTNGVSDEAKDTSEEQVVPCKDAPVKEDEEKTTQADESTSQDAVSVLESETDSESKIEHGSPAVIKPDVEKDSDSGSSSAADSNSLDLNLSISSFLSKSKEGGSVSMQESRRQKKTLKKTRKFMVDGVEVSVTTSKIVTDNDTKNEEMRFLRRQELRELRLLQKEEQRAQQQLSNKLQQQREQIYRRFEQETAAKKRQYDQEVENLEKKQKQTIERLEQDHTSRLRDEAKRIKADQDKELSKFQNMLKNRKKEEQEFLQKQQQELDGALKKIIQQHKLEIATIERDCLNHKQQLMRAREAAMWELEERHLQEKHQQLKQQLKDQYFLQRHQLLKRHEKEMEQMQRYNQRLVEEMKNKQTQERVRLPKIQRSEAKTRMAMFKKSLRITAAAAITLEQERERIKQFASQEEKRQKNERLHQHQKHENQMRDLQLQCDSNIRELQQLQNEKCHLLVEHETQKLKELDEEHSQEIKEWREKLRPRKKALEEEFTRKLQEQEVFFKMSGESECLNPTTQSRVSKFYPIPNLHNSGL